A genomic segment from Longimicrobiaceae bacterium encodes:
- a CDS encoding S4 domain-containing protein: MAEGLRLDVLLHRLCLTRSRNEAKTACDAGAVSLNGRKARPADEVVPGARLEVRYPARTLELELEVLPGKSTSKKAAKEMYRVLREERTAERW; the protein is encoded by the coding sequence ATGGCGGAGGGGCTCCGGCTGGACGTCCTCCTGCACCGCCTCTGCCTCACTCGCAGCCGCAACGAGGCCAAGACGGCGTGCGACGCGGGGGCGGTCTCCCTGAACGGGCGGAAGGCACGCCCCGCGGACGAGGTGGTCCCGGGCGCGCGGCTCGAGGTCCGCTACCCGGCCCGGACGCTGGAGCTGGAGCTGGAGGTGCTCCCGGGAAAGAGCACCTCGAAGAAGGCGGCGAAGGAGATGTACCGCGTGCTGCGCGAAGAGCGCACGGCGGAGCGCTGGTGA